From Haloglomus litoreum, the proteins below share one genomic window:
- a CDS encoding class I SAM-dependent methyltransferase: MPDSIPDTVTDALADVPVEGATALEAGAGVGNGTAGLLAAGAETVYSVTDEADHARTVRERCPGASALQADLRAVPLPDDTIDVVLAHGLFNVLPNETAAAVATELTRVVAPGGWLVLDDYDPHPPDSRIRRLYAVENALAELARARPAYVFHPAEELRALFTGHGWIHERTATLLDPVPWTHEHMQAHADAARRAATAVPDELADPLLERAERLAAEGEDPTGRMYSLALRYDE; the protein is encoded by the coding sequence ATGCCCGATTCCATCCCCGACACCGTGACCGATGCGCTCGCGGACGTGCCCGTCGAGGGAGCGACGGCCCTGGAGGCCGGTGCCGGGGTCGGCAACGGGACGGCCGGGCTGCTGGCCGCCGGCGCGGAGACCGTGTACTCCGTGACGGACGAGGCCGACCACGCCCGGACGGTCCGTGAGCGCTGCCCCGGCGCGAGCGCCCTCCAGGCCGACCTCCGAGCGGTCCCGCTCCCGGACGACACTATCGACGTGGTGCTGGCCCACGGACTGTTCAACGTCCTGCCGAACGAGACGGCCGCGGCGGTCGCCACCGAGTTGACGCGGGTCGTCGCCCCCGGCGGCTGGCTCGTGCTCGACGACTACGACCCGCACCCGCCCGACTCCCGGATCCGGCGGCTGTACGCCGTCGAGAACGCACTGGCGGAGCTCGCCCGGGCACGACCGGCCTACGTGTTCCACCCGGCGGAGGAACTCCGCGCCCTGTTCACCGGCCACGGGTGGATCCACGAGCGGACAGCGACGTTGCTCGACCCGGTGCCGTGGACCCACGAACATATGCAGGCGCACGCCGACGCGGCGCGGCGGGCCGCGACGGCCGTCCCGGACGAGCTCGCCGACCCGCTGCTCGAACGGGCCGAACGGTTGGCCGCCGAGGGGGAGGACCCGACGGGCCGGATGTACTCGCTGGCACTGCGCTACGACGAGTGA
- a CDS encoding alanine racemase: protein MQTYDAYRTALADVPLPAAFVDLDALAANVATVQDRGAGTRVRVASKSVRCREILDRVTDAAGIRGLMCYTGREAAYLHEHGFDDLLVAYPVLSRDELDPAADAVADGADVTLMADCAEHVERAAAAARDADVVFDLCIDVDMSTEHLTQWFGVKRSGVRSPEAALDLAATIDAAEGVDLAGIMGYDAQIAGLPDRDPSNSAALNAVIRRLKERSKPVLRKRRQDVARALDEEYGLPLVNGGGTGSVEFTVGDPWVTEVTVGSGFYAPRLFDWYDRFQHEPAAGYAIEVTRMPDPTIFTCRGGGYVASGPPGEDKAPAPELPEGAALLDEEGAGEVQTPVRYDGPVDLDYGDPIVMRHAKAGELCRSFRELHLVRGDEVVETVPTYRGDETCFL, encoded by the coding sequence GTGCAGACGTACGACGCGTACCGGACGGCGCTGGCGGATGTCCCGCTCCCGGCGGCGTTCGTCGACCTCGATGCGCTGGCGGCGAACGTCGCGACGGTGCAGGACCGGGGCGCCGGGACCCGGGTCCGGGTCGCCTCGAAGTCCGTGCGGTGTCGCGAAATACTGGATCGCGTGACCGACGCCGCCGGCATCCGCGGCCTGATGTGCTACACCGGCCGCGAGGCCGCGTACCTCCACGAGCACGGCTTCGACGACCTGCTGGTGGCGTATCCGGTGCTCTCCCGGGACGAACTCGACCCCGCTGCCGACGCGGTGGCCGACGGTGCGGACGTGACGCTGATGGCCGACTGCGCCGAGCACGTCGAGCGAGCCGCGGCGGCCGCACGCGACGCCGACGTGGTGTTCGACCTGTGCATCGACGTGGACATGTCGACCGAGCACCTCACCCAGTGGTTCGGCGTGAAGCGCTCGGGCGTCCGCTCGCCCGAGGCGGCGCTCGACCTCGCGGCGACCATCGACGCCGCCGAGGGCGTCGACCTGGCGGGTATCATGGGCTACGACGCGCAGATCGCCGGGCTCCCGGATCGGGACCCGTCGAACTCGGCGGCGCTGAACGCCGTCATCCGGCGGCTGAAGGAGCGCTCGAAACCAGTCCTGCGAAAGCGCCGCCAGGACGTGGCCCGCGCGCTCGACGAGGAGTACGGCCTCCCGCTGGTCAACGGCGGCGGCACGGGGAGCGTCGAGTTCACCGTCGGCGACCCGTGGGTGACGGAGGTGACGGTGGGGAGCGGCTTCTACGCCCCCCGCCTGTTCGACTGGTACGACCGCTTCCAGCACGAACCCGCGGCGGGCTACGCCATCGAGGTGACGCGGATGCCCGACCCGACCATCTTCACCTGCCGGGGCGGCGGCTACGTCGCCAGCGGCCCGCCGGGCGAGGACAAGGCGCCGGCCCCCGAGTTGCCCGAGGGCGCCGCGTTGCTCGACGAGGAGGGCGCCGGTGAGGTCCAGACGCCGGTGCGCTACGACGGCCCGGTCGACCTGGACTACGGCGACCCCATCGTGATGCGCCACGCGAAGGCCGGCGAACTCTGCCGGTCGTTCCGCGAACTCCACCTCGTCCGCGGGGACGAGGTGGTCGAGACGGTTCCCACGTACCGAGGTGACGAGACGTGTTTCCTGTGA
- a CDS encoding D-arabinono-1,4-lactone oxidase: MMEWSNWSGSATCQPASVHYPRTLADIQRALRAAGPDDTVRVVGAGHSFPAVATSDDVLLSLERYTGLVDVDTDAETVTVRAGTSLHDLNRALAEHGLALENMGDIDRQSVAGALATGTHGTGDEFGVIATTVERLRLVTADGGTRELTPEDGEAFRAACVSLGTLGVVTEVTLSVRPAYKLEERTWTADIDDALADIDRHRAEHDHFEFWWFPHTGTAWMKTLDEVPDDTPDDPTPAYEERFENLAWEGICRLGTALPRAATPSLNRATVATFDESRAVGPSHEVYPTTRDVRFNESEFGVPLDDAVDAFEALRETVRDHRVQFPVEFRTVAGDDLPISPAYGRDSAFLACHTYHRKPYRAFLEDCAATLEPYDARAHWGKHHWYDADDFADLYPEWETFQRMRREFDPDGRFLNDHLARVFGTDGVASGGETPAPADDD, from the coding sequence ATGATGGAGTGGTCCAACTGGTCCGGCAGCGCGACCTGCCAGCCCGCGTCGGTCCACTACCCGCGGACGCTGGCCGACATCCAGCGCGCGCTCCGGGCGGCCGGCCCCGACGACACCGTCCGGGTCGTGGGCGCGGGCCACTCGTTCCCGGCGGTCGCGACCAGCGACGACGTGCTCCTGTCGCTGGAGCGTTACACCGGCCTCGTCGACGTGGACACCGACGCAGAGACCGTCACCGTCCGTGCCGGGACGAGCCTCCACGACCTGAACCGCGCGCTCGCCGAGCACGGCCTCGCGCTGGAGAACATGGGCGACATCGACCGGCAGTCCGTCGCGGGGGCGCTCGCGACCGGGACCCACGGCACCGGCGACGAGTTCGGCGTCATCGCGACGACGGTCGAGCGACTCCGGCTCGTCACGGCCGACGGCGGCACGCGCGAACTCACGCCCGAGGACGGGGAGGCGTTCCGTGCGGCCTGCGTCTCCCTCGGGACGCTCGGTGTCGTCACCGAAGTCACCCTCTCCGTGCGCCCGGCGTACAAACTGGAGGAGCGGACCTGGACCGCGGACATCGACGACGCGCTCGCGGACATCGACCGCCACCGCGCCGAGCACGACCACTTCGAGTTCTGGTGGTTCCCCCACACCGGGACGGCGTGGATGAAGACGCTGGACGAGGTACCCGACGACACGCCGGACGACCCCACGCCCGCGTACGAGGAGCGGTTCGAGAACCTGGCGTGGGAGGGCATCTGCCGGCTGGGGACCGCGCTCCCGCGGGCCGCCACGCCGTCTCTCAACCGCGCCACCGTGGCGACGTTCGACGAGAGCCGGGCCGTCGGGCCCTCGCACGAGGTGTACCCGACGACGCGCGACGTGCGGTTCAACGAGAGCGAGTTCGGCGTCCCGCTGGACGACGCGGTCGACGCCTTCGAGGCCCTCCGCGAGACCGTCCGGGACCACCGGGTCCAGTTCCCCGTCGAGTTCCGGACCGTCGCGGGCGACGACCTGCCCATCTCCCCGGCCTACGGTCGGGACTCGGCGTTCCTCGCCTGCCACACCTACCACCGCAAGCCGTACCGCGCGTTCCTGGAGGACTGCGCCGCGACGCTGGAACCGTACGATGCCCGGGCCCACTGGGGCAAGCACCACTGGTACGACGCCGACGACTTCGCCGACCTGTACCCGGAGTGGGAGACGTTCCAGCGCATGCGCCGGGAGTTCGACCCCGACGGCCGGTTCCTCAACGACCACCTCGCCCGGGTGTTCGGGACCGACGGCGTGGCGTCGGGGGGCGAGACGCCAGCGCCCGCGGACGACGACTGA
- a CDS encoding glycerophosphodiester phosphodiesterase: MASPTLVAHRGFAGTDPQNTVRAVRRAGAHPETGMVEVDVQPAADGTPVVIHDSRLDTADDGGPGLTDGEGVVWETPLDEVTAAEVLGSGETVPTLAAVLDACPDDVRLNVELKNPGTHNIRPGTNLDDDALATQREVWRPFVERVLDDCAAAAVDVLFSSFCEAALAVAGDLGAHPTAALTLTNVDDAVAVAREHDCAALHPPLDVLLADDPRVDPWADPGDAGGVPDTRDTVLEAAADHGWAVNAWTVREWHEASRLAELGVDGLIADYPSVVAGD; encoded by the coding sequence ATGGCCAGCCCGACGCTCGTCGCCCATCGTGGCTTCGCCGGCACCGACCCGCAGAACACCGTCCGCGCGGTCCGCCGGGCCGGCGCGCACCCGGAGACGGGGATGGTCGAGGTGGACGTCCAGCCCGCCGCCGACGGGACGCCGGTCGTCATCCACGACAGCCGGCTCGACACGGCCGACGACGGCGGCCCTGGACTGACCGACGGGGAGGGTGTCGTCTGGGAGACGCCGCTCGACGAGGTGACGGCGGCCGAGGTGCTGGGTTCAGGCGAGACGGTGCCGACCCTGGCGGCGGTTCTCGACGCCTGCCCCGACGACGTGCGCCTCAACGTCGAGCTGAAGAACCCGGGCACGCACAACATCCGCCCGGGCACGAACCTGGACGACGACGCGCTCGCCACACAGCGCGAGGTCTGGCGGCCCTTCGTCGAGCGCGTACTCGACGACTGCGCGGCCGCCGCCGTGGACGTCCTGTTCTCCTCGTTCTGCGAGGCCGCACTCGCCGTCGCCGGCGACCTCGGCGCCCACCCGACGGCCGCGCTCACGCTCACGAACGTCGACGACGCCGTCGCCGTCGCCCGCGAGCACGACTGTGCGGCCCTCCACCCGCCGCTCGACGTGCTCCTCGCGGACGACCCGCGCGTGGACCCGTGGGCCGACCCCGGAGACGCCGGCGGCGTCCCCGACACGCGCGACACCGTGCTGGAGGCGGCGGCCGACCACGGCTGGGCCGTCAACGCCTGGACCGTCCGCGAGTGGCACGAGGCCTCGCGGCTGGCCGAACTGGGCGTCGACGGTCTCATCGCCGACTACCCGTCGGTGGTCGCCGGCGACTGA
- a CDS encoding SDR family NAD(P)-dependent oxidoreductase, whose translation MASARLADRTVLITGAGSGIGRETTIRCAEEGANVIATDVDTNGGQETVEMVREADPDGIVEFEKLDVTDKETFREVADETAEQYGLDCVVNNAGTGHPPANVEDVSDGTFEYVMDVNLRGVWNGCHVTLPHLKEGDGDAAIVNVSSLAGFLGFPQQSVYSLTKGAVLNFSRAVAAEAGYAGVRCNAVCPGFTDTPLGRQYFETKGDPEKAMEKAAKQYPLKRLGEPNEIAEPILFLLSEDASWISGHGLVVDGGFSIT comes from the coding sequence ATGGCATCCGCACGCCTCGCAGACAGGACCGTCCTCATCACGGGGGCGGGGTCGGGAATCGGCCGCGAGACGACCATCCGGTGCGCCGAGGAGGGCGCGAACGTGATCGCGACCGACGTGGACACGAACGGCGGCCAGGAGACCGTCGAGATGGTCAGGGAGGCCGACCCCGACGGCATCGTCGAGTTCGAGAAGCTGGACGTGACGGACAAGGAGACGTTCCGGGAGGTCGCCGACGAGACCGCCGAGCAGTACGGGCTGGACTGCGTCGTCAACAACGCCGGCACCGGCCACCCGCCCGCCAACGTCGAGGACGTCAGCGACGGCACGTTCGAGTACGTGATGGACGTGAACCTGCGGGGCGTCTGGAACGGCTGTCACGTGACGCTCCCGCACCTGAAGGAGGGCGACGGCGACGCAGCCATCGTCAACGTCTCCTCGCTGGCGGGCTTCCTGGGCTTCCCGCAGCAGTCGGTCTACTCGCTGACGAAGGGCGCCGTCCTCAACTTCTCGCGGGCGGTGGCCGCCGAGGCCGGCTACGCCGGCGTCCGCTGTAACGCGGTCTGTCCGGGCTTCACGGACACGCCGCTGGGGCGCCAGTACTTCGAGACGAAGGGCGACCCGGAGAAGGCGATGGAGAAGGCCGCGAAGCAGTACCCCCTGAAGCGCCTGGGCGAGCCCAACGAGATCGCCGAGCCCATCCTGTTCCTCCTGAGCGAGGACGCCTCCTGGATCTCCGGGCACGGCCTCGTCGTGGACGGCGGCTTCTCGATCACGTAA
- a CDS encoding DUF6735 family protein: protein MSDRGLVAYERPDGRYNCHYAHWGAGDGLADRLAPATPFGGADPRAEWAAGLLRDLLVATGTAPESVAGRVPAAAATAVDPTPLAVGVPRDDLAAHVAFGIHEALHLVDRAFAVTTFLAVPFDLAPVADTIDGASVDPARGGVLVPVEGSVELLRERAAGAREALGAAVDGGIAPAAARLALRETAARWVGADRLLVADGAPGRSDAGP from the coding sequence ATGAGCGACCGCGGACTCGTCGCCTACGAGCGTCCCGACGGTCGGTACAACTGCCACTACGCCCACTGGGGCGCGGGCGACGGCCTCGCCGACCGGCTCGCGCCCGCGACCCCGTTCGGCGGCGCCGACCCGCGGGCCGAGTGGGCCGCCGGCCTCCTGCGCGACCTGCTCGTCGCCACGGGGACGGCCCCGGAGTCGGTCGCGGGGCGCGTCCCCGCGGCGGCGGCGACGGCGGTCGACCCGACCCCGCTGGCCGTCGGGGTCCCCCGCGACGACCTCGCCGCTCACGTCGCCTTCGGCATCCACGAGGCGCTGCACCTCGTCGACCGGGCGTTCGCGGTCACGACCTTCCTCGCGGTCCCGTTCGACCTCGCGCCCGTGGCCGACACCATCGACGGGGCGAGCGTCGACCCCGCACGCGGCGGCGTGCTGGTCCCCGTCGAGGGGTCGGTCGAACTGCTCCGCGAGCGCGCCGCGGGGGCGCGCGAGGCCCTGGGCGCGGCCGTCGACGGCGGGATCGCACCCGCGGCCGCGCGGCTGGCGCTCCGCGAGACCGCCGCACGCTGGGTCGGCGCCGACCGGTTGCTCGTCGCGGACGGGGCGCCCGGTCGGAGCGACGCCGGACCCTGA
- the nucS gene encoding endonuclease NucS, with protein sequence MVAPTAADALAVCERALARDALLTVFGRCSVEYDGRASSSLGPGDRLLVCKPDGSVLVHTDEGQQPVNWQPPGCTVEPSLVASGGGGGSASAGGDDGDGSGDEDGVAREPRLRVRSERTTPAEELEVTFDRVAQASAYDAVDPEELALTGTEADLRERILADPELVEPGFTPLATERSTPAGAVDIYGEDADGRTVVLELKRRRVGPDAVGQLSRYVDALRRDLHEDADVRGVLVAPSVTDRARQLLAEEGLEFVSLEPPDNS encoded by the coding sequence GTGGTCGCGCCGACGGCCGCGGACGCGCTGGCGGTCTGCGAGCGTGCGCTCGCCCGGGACGCCCTGCTCACGGTGTTCGGCCGCTGCAGCGTCGAGTACGACGGCCGCGCGAGTTCGTCGCTCGGCCCCGGCGACCGCCTGCTCGTCTGCAAGCCCGACGGGAGCGTCCTCGTCCACACGGACGAGGGCCAGCAACCGGTGAACTGGCAACCCCCCGGCTGTACGGTCGAGCCGTCGCTGGTGGCCTCCGGGGGCGGGGGCGGGAGCGCGAGCGCGGGTGGCGACGATGGGGACGGCAGCGGGGACGAGGACGGCGTGGCGCGCGAGCCCCGGCTGCGCGTCCGGAGCGAGCGCACGACCCCGGCCGAGGAGCTGGAGGTGACCTTCGACCGCGTCGCGCAGGCCTCGGCGTACGACGCGGTCGACCCGGAGGAGCTGGCGCTGACGGGGACGGAGGCGGACCTCCGCGAGCGGATCCTCGCGGACCCCGAACTCGTCGAACCGGGGTTCACGCCGCTGGCGACCGAGCGCTCGACGCCCGCGGGCGCGGTCGACATCTACGGCGAGGACGCGGACGGCCGGACGGTGGTGCTGGAGCTGAAGCGCCGGCGCGTGGGGCCGGACGCGGTGGGCCAGCTCTCCCGGTACGTCGACGCGCTCCGACGCGACCTCCACGAGGACGCCGACGTCCGGGGCGTGCTGGTCGCGCCGTCGGTGACCGACCGGGCGCGCCAGCTGCTGGCGGAGGAGGGCCTGGAGTTCGTCTCGCTGGAACCGCCAGATAACTCGTGA